GAATACTCAAGGAGATCAAATCTGAGGAAAACCGTGTGAGCATGACTCCGGCAGGGGTGGAAGTTATGGTAAAAAACCGACACGAACTGCTGGTGGAAAAAAGCGCCGGGGTGGGCAGCGGATTTACCGACGATGCTTACATCCGGGCCGGTGCCAAAATAGTCGATACACCCAAACAAATCTATGAAGAAGCTGACATGGTCATGCACGTTAAAGAGCCCTTGCCGCCGGAATACGACTTAATCCGGGAAGGACAAATCGTTTTTACCTACTTGCACCTGGCCGCCAATGAGCCCCTGACCCGTACATTGATCAAAAGCAAGGCCGTATGTATTGCCTATGAAACCATCCAGAAAGCCGACAGCAGTCTGCCGCTGTTAACCCCCATGAGCGAGGTGGCCGGACGCATGGCCATCCAGGAAGGCGCAAGGTTTTTGGAGATGCCTCAGGGCGGCCAAGGCGTTCTTCTGGGCGGGGTGCCCGGGGTGGAACCCGCCACGGTAGTGGTGATCGGCGGTGGCGTGGTCGGCGTTAACGCAGCCAAGATGGCCTGCGGCCTGGGTGCCAAGGTCTATCTTTTGGATATGAACCTGAACCGATTGCGCTACCTGAGTGATGTGATGCCGGCCAACTGTTTCACTCTGATGTCCAGCCCGGCAACGATTCGCAAGCTGGTCAAAAAGGCCGATGTGGTGATCGGGGCGGTGCTGATTCCCGGTGCCAAGGCACCCAAACTGGTGACCCGAGACATGCTCAAAACCATGAAGAACGGCGCTGTGCTGGTGGACGTAGCCATCGACCAGGGGGGATGCTTTGAAACCTCCAAGGCCACCACCCACGGCAATCCTACATTTATCATCGACGGCGTGGTGCACTACTGTGTAGCCAACATACCCGGAGCGGTGGCCAAAACCTCGACGCTGGCACTGACCAATGCCACATTGCCCTATGCGTTGCAGATTGCCGACCAGGGTTGGAAAGGATCGATGCAGACCAACAAGGAGATCAAACTTGGTGCCAACATCATCCACGGCAAGGTGACATATAAAGCCGTGGCCGAGGCTTTTGGTCTGGCCCATACGCCCGTCGACAAATTGCTGAATTAGCCTCTTAACGAATTAAAAACGCTAATAAACAGTTTTAGAGTTTTGCGAAAACCCGACGGTTGGCTTTATTGCCATTCACCCTTGAATAATGTATGACCTTTGCCATGGAAACCAGTGAAAAATACCAAGCCCAGGCCCAGATGCTGGCCAACCGGGTAAAAAAAAGATTCAAACACCTGTATAAGCGATATCAAAAACAAAATCTGGAAGTGTTCCGGCTGTATGACTGGGATATCCCGGAAATCAGGGCAGTGGTGGATTGGTATGCAGGCCACCTTGTGGTGGGAGAATATGCCAGAAAACAGTCCACGCCGGACTGGCTGCCCCTGATGGGTAAGGCTGTGGCCCAGGCCCTTGAGGTTCCTCAGTCAAACCTGCATCTTAAAATACGCAAGGCAGGCATCAAGGACGGGGAGCGATACCAAAGAATTAATACAAAAAACAAAAAAATCCCCATGTGGGAACGAGACCTTCAGTTTCTGGTCAACCCCAGCGACTATGTGGATACCGGCCTGTTTTCCGATCACAGAAACACCCGGATGATGGTCAGACAGATGGCCCAGGATAAAAATTTTCTAAATCTGTACTGCTACACAGGGGCATTCACCTGTTATGCGGCCAAGGGCGGAGCAGCCTCCACCCTGTCCGTGGACCGGTCTGAAACCGCCATCACCTGGGTCAAAGAAAATCTGGACCTGAATAAGCTTTCGACCCCCTGCCATACCCAAGTTCAGATGGATACCTTGGATTTTCTGAAAAAAGCGGTTCGACTGAAACACAGATACGACCTGGCTGTTGTGGATCCACCCTCCTATTCCACCACACGCATGAATAACAAACACTTTGATATTGCAAAAGATTATCCTTTTTTGCTCAACCAGGTGTTCAAGCTAATGCGTCCGGCAAGCACAGTATTTTTTTCTACCAATCACCAAAATTTCTCCATGGATGAAAACAAGCTTGACGCTGATGACATTAAAGAGATTACCCGGGAAACAATTCCGGAGGATTATGTTTCCAAAAAAAAACAAATCCACCGGTGCTGGCGGATCACTTGTCGGTAATATTAATTTTTGATTATTAAGTAGTGTCTGACCGAAAACCTGGAAATTTTGTTGAGTACAAGGCGGACCTTAAAATTTAACCGCAGGCATATATTGAATATTTCGAGGATTAAAATTTGCGGCCAACGAAGTAATCGGCAAAATTTACGGTTTTCGGTCGGGCACTAATTTGGACCAAGGCGGGCAGACATGGACAATACATTATCGTTGCTTCCATACCTGGAATCGGGCCGCAGTGGAATTTTACTCGATATCCATGTATCACACCAAGAGAGCCGACAAGAGGATTCATCTGCGTTCCCCTTTGAAACGGCTGGGGTCCCAAAGCCTTTCAGGCATCTGATTAAAGGCGGGCTCAAGTGTGATGGTTCCAACCAGGCTTTCCAGCCTGTTTTCATGCTGCTCCAAAAAGACACCCATGTTTTTAACGACGAGCCCTTTGGGCTCCAAACCAATACAACACTGGAGCAGGCCTGGCTGGATACCATTCAATTTTTTTCCCAAGATCCCGGTACATTTACGATTCCCGCCCCCCCCGGCCACCCACCGGCCCAGCTCAAACCGCTATTTTACTGCAACTTCAAACATCGCTATTTTCATCCCCCATGCCCGGACTGCGGCCGGGAACTGATACTCTGCAAACACGACACAATTCTGGAAGAAGCAGGCCTGATGCCATTTCATAGCAGCCTTAACCGCTATCTTTTCTGCCCGGAATGTTATGAATCAAATTCAACTCATTTTTTTTATGCCTATGCCCGCCAGGCCGACGACCCGACTGGTGTTCTGGATCGACACGGATTAATCAAGCACTTCAGCAAAATAAAAACAAACATACCCAATGGATTTCCATGCGCGGACTGTCCCGAACATAGTGCCTGCTACTTGACTGAGCAAAAAGCCTTGTCCCGCATTGGATTTCTCTCTTTTTATCCATTTTACATGCTGGTATTTAATGCCTGCGCCATAAACGGGGCTCAATTTTTACGACAATTGTCCAATGCCCCGGAATCCCCTGGATTGGCATTACCCGGCCAAGAGCCATCTAAATATCTATTCAAAACTGACTCCAGATTCTGGCTTGAAATTTTATTTTTAAAATATGCGTTTTTTAAAAAAATCCTTACATCAATTGAACAAAGATTAAACGACCCAATTAAGCCTGTTTTCAACCTGAATATGGACAGCATCTGGGTCAACACAAAATCAGATGCGGGTATGATGCCGTTTTTCTGGGATTACGACCTTTATCTAATTGACCTTGTCACCACTCGGCCCATGGATCTCTTCCAGACTTCCATGACAAATAACCGGCACACAAATTTCATTGCACAATTGTACCTTTACATTTTTTTTGTAAACTATAAACATGACGAAAAAACTATTTTTGAGTCCGGAGCGGATCTGCTACAGAGCACAGATGAAAACGAATGGACAAATAACGTCCAGGCAATTTTTGAATCACATCCGATCTTTAAACCGGAAAATATTTTCTGGGAACCGGCGCCTGTGGCCATGGCGGAATCTTGGCATGACTTA
Above is a window of uncultured Desulfobacter sp. DNA encoding:
- the ald gene encoding alanine dehydrogenase; its protein translation is MIVGILKEIKSEENRVSMTPAGVEVMVKNRHELLVEKSAGVGSGFTDDAYIRAGAKIVDTPKQIYEEADMVMHVKEPLPPEYDLIREGQIVFTYLHLAANEPLTRTLIKSKAVCIAYETIQKADSSLPLLTPMSEVAGRMAIQEGARFLEMPQGGQGVLLGGVPGVEPATVVVIGGGVVGVNAAKMACGLGAKVYLLDMNLNRLRYLSDVMPANCFTLMSSPATIRKLVKKADVVIGAVLIPGAKAPKLVTRDMLKTMKNGAVLVDVAIDQGGCFETSKATTHGNPTFIIDGVVHYCVANIPGAVAKTSTLALTNATLPYALQIADQGWKGSMQTNKEIKLGANIIHGKVTYKAVAEAFGLAHTPVDKLLN
- a CDS encoding class I SAM-dependent methyltransferase gives rise to the protein METSEKYQAQAQMLANRVKKRFKHLYKRYQKQNLEVFRLYDWDIPEIRAVVDWYAGHLVVGEYARKQSTPDWLPLMGKAVAQALEVPQSNLHLKIRKAGIKDGERYQRINTKNKKIPMWERDLQFLVNPSDYVDTGLFSDHRNTRMMVRQMAQDKNFLNLYCYTGAFTCYAAKGGAASTLSVDRSETAITWVKENLDLNKLSTPCHTQVQMDTLDFLKKAVRLKHRYDLAVVDPPSYSTTRMNNKHFDIAKDYPFLLNQVFKLMRPASTVFFSTNHQNFSMDENKLDADDIKEITRETIPEDYVSKKKQIHRCWRITCR